From Haloglomus litoreum, the proteins below share one genomic window:
- the nreA gene encoding DNA repair protein NreA, with translation MRLDEFMDGLDDGTEALKRQLAEEKSYAITDHLDEVQRRFDEVAQGDSLFGSTSPSIFVGRSQYPDVTAGVLAPVGDEERAERYETGSHWYREGFGIEDVFEARTNLLNSTKRTNVHVADEWTGFTGVQREVAIADRPVDVEVGLDGPLDLDLDVGFDDIATPTGPRAQAEHAELTENPHVPRAVEKTLEDDDWKAEGAMSYLYNRGFDVYEVKTILSAGALGQTQERRMVPTRWSITAVDDTIGGFLRGGLKNAPSVDEVEVWYNEFLGNRFWVLLAPGDWEFELVEMKAPGSVWNPHEDRGYRVASDREGFEGRTTYVDETSGAYYASRLGVLEHLRDRDRQAKVLILRHVTEDYWGPAGVWQVRETVRNAFRDGAPGVAETFHDAVREVGERLPVSMDTLRRKSEMVAGLQSTLNAFGNGGGVDPSGTVGDGGTLDRDAGGDTTLSDFE, from the coding sequence ATGCGCCTCGACGAGTTCATGGACGGGCTGGACGACGGGACGGAGGCGCTGAAGCGCCAGCTCGCCGAGGAGAAGTCCTACGCCATCACGGACCACCTCGACGAGGTGCAGCGGCGCTTCGACGAGGTGGCCCAGGGTGACTCCCTGTTCGGCTCCACCTCGCCGTCCATCTTCGTCGGGCGGAGCCAGTACCCGGACGTGACGGCCGGCGTCCTCGCGCCCGTCGGCGACGAGGAGCGCGCCGAGCGGTACGAGACCGGGAGCCACTGGTACCGCGAGGGGTTCGGCATCGAGGACGTGTTCGAGGCGCGCACGAACCTGCTGAACTCGACCAAGCGGACGAACGTCCACGTCGCCGACGAGTGGACCGGCTTCACCGGCGTCCAGCGCGAGGTGGCCATCGCGGACCGCCCCGTGGACGTGGAGGTCGGCCTCGACGGCCCGCTCGACCTGGACCTCGACGTGGGGTTCGACGACATCGCCACGCCGACCGGGCCGCGCGCACAGGCCGAACACGCCGAACTCACGGAGAACCCGCACGTCCCCCGCGCCGTCGAGAAGACCCTGGAGGACGACGACTGGAAGGCAGAGGGCGCGATGAGCTACCTCTACAACCGCGGCTTCGACGTCTACGAGGTCAAGACCATCCTCTCGGCCGGCGCGCTGGGGCAGACCCAGGAGCGCCGGATGGTCCCGACCCGCTGGTCCATCACGGCCGTCGACGACACCATCGGCGGCTTCCTCCGCGGCGGGCTGAAGAACGCCCCCTCCGTCGACGAGGTGGAGGTCTGGTACAACGAGTTCCTCGGCAACCGGTTCTGGGTGCTGCTCGCGCCGGGCGACTGGGAGTTCGAACTGGTCGAGATGAAGGCGCCCGGCAGCGTCTGGAACCCCCACGAGGACCGCGGCTACCGCGTCGCCTCCGACCGCGAGGGGTTCGAGGGCCGCACCACGTACGTCGATGAGACCTCCGGGGCGTACTACGCCTCGCGCCTCGGGGTGCTCGAACACCTCCGCGACCGTGACCGACAGGCGAAGGTGCTGATACTGCGCCACGTCACGGAGGACTACTGGGGGCCCGCCGGCGTCTGGCAGGTCCGCGAGACCGTCCGAAACGCCTTCCGCGACGGCGCGCCGGGCGTCGCCGAGACGTTCCACGACGCCGTCCGTGAGGTGGGCGAGCGTCTGCCCGTCTCGATGGATACGCTCCGGCGGAAGTCCGAGATGGTCGCCGGCCTGCAGTCGACGCTGAACGCCTTCGGGAACGGCGGCGGTGTCGACCCCAGCGGGACCGTCGGTGACGGGGGGACGCTCGACCGGGACGCCGGCGGCGATACGACGCTCTCGGACTTCGAGTGA
- a CDS encoding MFS transporter: MNEAPADDDGGAAGSADAARGPVARLLARLFGDEADVVRDRTFQILLLGSVVSPMGASVVSPVLESLATPYGVSVARVGLLMAAFTAPSIVAIPLVGALSDRIGRRPVLAAGLAVFGVAGGAAAFTADFRIVVGLRLVQGIGYCGIGPVLIASVGDLFAGEREATAQGVRFATVGLSLTLFPVLAGVLVTRDFRLPFLLFLLGLPVALVVLLVFDEPTGATDAGDDGDEPVPEATAGALVERLRDPLVVAALLGRAVPSFLWFAFLTYASVVTGRLLGATPGVAGLVVGLASVGSAVGGTQVGRLTAAFDGRGIPLVATMAVFGAGLAAFGFADSLPVAAVGAALVGAGFGTVLTLYRSTVTGLADASARGGLVSIGESAGRLGSTAAPLALGSVIAVATPVFGFETAVRYVLLGTAAAGTIAGLPLGLLAGRAHGRATDDAGVFEAD; encoded by the coding sequence ATGAACGAGGCGCCCGCTGACGATGATGGAGGGGCGGCCGGCAGCGCGGACGCGGCACGCGGCCCGGTGGCCCGTCTCCTCGCCCGCCTGTTCGGCGACGAGGCCGACGTGGTCCGGGACCGGACGTTCCAGATCCTCCTGCTCGGGAGCGTTGTCTCACCGATGGGGGCGTCGGTCGTCTCGCCGGTGCTGGAGTCGCTGGCGACGCCCTACGGTGTCTCCGTCGCGCGTGTCGGGTTACTGATGGCCGCGTTCACCGCGCCCTCCATCGTCGCCATCCCGCTCGTGGGGGCGCTCTCGGACCGCATCGGGCGCCGTCCCGTGCTCGCTGCGGGACTCGCGGTGTTCGGCGTCGCGGGCGGCGCGGCCGCGTTCACGGCCGACTTCCGCATCGTCGTCGGCCTCCGACTCGTCCAGGGTATCGGCTACTGCGGCATCGGGCCGGTACTCATCGCGAGCGTGGGAGACCTGTTCGCCGGCGAGCGCGAGGCGACCGCGCAGGGGGTCCGCTTCGCCACAGTCGGGCTCTCGCTGACACTGTTCCCGGTTCTCGCCGGTGTCCTCGTGACGCGGGACTTCCGGCTCCCCTTCCTGCTGTTCCTGCTTGGGCTCCCCGTCGCGCTGGTCGTCCTCCTCGTCTTCGACGAGCCGACGGGCGCAACCGACGCCGGTGACGATGGCGACGAGCCGGTGCCGGAGGCCACTGCGGGCGCGCTCGTCGAGCGGCTGCGGGACCCGCTGGTGGTCGCGGCGCTCCTGGGTCGGGCGGTCCCCTCCTTCCTCTGGTTCGCCTTCCTGACCTACGCCTCGGTGGTGACGGGCCGGTTGCTGGGTGCCACGCCCGGGGTCGCGGGGCTGGTCGTCGGGCTCGCGAGCGTCGGCTCGGCGGTCGGCGGGACGCAGGTCGGACGCCTCACGGCAGCCTTCGACGGGCGAGGGATACCGCTCGTGGCTACGATGGCCGTCTTTGGCGCCGGGCTCGCCGCCTTCGGGTTCGCGGACTCGCTCCCCGTCGCAGCCGTGGGTGCCGCGCTCGTCGGCGCCGGCTTCGGGACGGTCCTCACCCTCTACCGGTCGACCGTCACCGGCCTGGCGGACGCCAGCGCCCGCGGGGGCCTCGTCAGCATCGGCGAGTCGGCCGGCCGACTCGGGTCGACGGCCGCGCCGCTCGCGCTCGGCAGCGTCATCGCGGTCGCCACGCCCGTCTTCGGCTTCGAGACCGCGGTCCGGTACGTCCTGCTCGGGACGGCGGCTGCCGGGACGATCGCGGGCCTCCCCCTCGGACTGCTCGCGGGGCGGGCGCACGGCAGAGCGACCGACGACGCGGGCGTCTTCGAGGCGGACTGA
- a CDS encoding DUF5789 family protein, whose translation MSDEDEETEEEPAVELGEGADVEGAPLARVTHRLHYGIEHSEVVRREGDTVIRTPDGPRELGDVLAETDETYFDTRNALESAVESVVGTGPVPTAED comes from the coding sequence ATGAGCGACGAGGACGAGGAGACCGAGGAGGAGCCCGCCGTCGAGCTCGGCGAGGGTGCCGACGTCGAGGGCGCGCCGCTCGCACGGGTGACCCACCGACTCCACTACGGCATCGAGCACAGCGAGGTCGTCCGCCGAGAGGGGGACACCGTCATCCGGACCCCCGACGGTCCCCGCGAACTCGGCGACGTGCTCGCGGAGACCGACGAGACCTACTTCGACACCCGCAACGCGCTCGAGAGCGCCGTCGAGTCCGTTGTCGGAACGGGCCCGGTCCCGACCGCCGAGGACTGA
- a CDS encoding DUF302 domain-containing protein: MVLPIDPTKLDGDDIGEKRATLHMDHEEAVEHVREAFTQEGFGVATEFSPSDMLNEKIGADRDPYYVLGACNPNMADRALDASDNRIGGLFPCNVVVWQEEPGVQVVYHVSIMKAARLLGMAPDDETMADIIADTGELVEAAWANLDTAE; encoded by the coding sequence ATGGTGCTCCCCATCGACCCGACGAAGCTGGACGGCGACGACATCGGCGAGAAGCGCGCGACGCTCCACATGGACCACGAGGAGGCCGTCGAGCACGTCCGCGAGGCGTTCACGCAGGAGGGCTTCGGCGTCGCGACGGAGTTCTCGCCGTCGGACATGCTCAACGAGAAGATCGGCGCCGACCGCGACCCCTACTACGTGCTCGGCGCGTGCAATCCGAACATGGCCGACCGGGCGCTCGACGCCAGCGACAACCGCATCGGCGGCCTGTTCCCCTGCAACGTCGTCGTCTGGCAGGAGGAACCCGGCGTCCAGGTCGTCTACCACGTCTCCATCATGAAGGCCGCCCGGCTCCTCGGGATGGCCCCCGACGACGAGACGATGGCCGATATCATCGCGGATACGGGTGAACTGGTGGAGGCTGCGTGGGCGAACCTGGACACGGCGGAGTAG
- a CDS encoding DUF368 domain-containing protein: MAEPESSGTEQTVDTSREASVLPWWLSVYLKGAAMGAADTVPGVSGGTVALIVGVYERLVTAITELDPLAVLLLGDVHTSAGRTALVERLREMEVPFLLALGGGIVTAVVTLSRVLEVLLERHPAPTFAFFFGLIAASAIVLYGEVDVGTPRRLAVAAIGVVAAFLLTGPIAAALPSTLPVVFLAGAIAVTAMVLPGISGSFLLLVLGQYEYMITQLGDFVDALLAAVTGGGSGLAAAGSVVVTFCAGAAVGLLTVAHVIRWALDHYRAATLTFLVSLMVGALRLPAREITDATTQFTPETVALLLVAGLVGAVLVLGLDHVTADLGL, encoded by the coding sequence ATGGCGGAGCCGGAATCGTCGGGCACCGAGCAGACGGTCGACACGAGCAGGGAGGCCTCCGTCCTCCCGTGGTGGCTGTCGGTCTACCTGAAGGGCGCCGCGATGGGCGCGGCGGACACCGTCCCCGGCGTCTCCGGGGGCACCGTCGCGCTCATCGTCGGCGTCTACGAGCGGCTGGTCACCGCCATCACCGAACTCGACCCGCTCGCCGTGCTCCTCCTCGGCGACGTCCACACGAGCGCGGGCCGGACGGCGCTCGTCGAGCGCCTGCGGGAGATGGAGGTTCCCTTCCTGCTCGCACTCGGCGGGGGGATCGTGACGGCCGTCGTCACCCTCTCGCGGGTGCTGGAGGTCCTGCTGGAGCGGCACCCGGCGCCCACGTTCGCGTTCTTCTTCGGCCTCATCGCCGCGAGCGCCATCGTACTCTACGGGGAGGTCGACGTGGGGACGCCACGGCGGCTTGCCGTCGCGGCCATCGGCGTCGTCGCCGCGTTCCTCCTGACGGGGCCCATCGCGGCGGCGTTGCCCTCGACCCTCCCGGTCGTCTTCCTCGCGGGTGCCATCGCCGTCACGGCGATGGTCCTGCCGGGCATCAGCGGGTCGTTCCTGCTGCTCGTGCTGGGGCAGTACGAGTACATGATTACGCAACTGGGCGACTTCGTGGACGCGCTGCTCGCGGCCGTCACCGGCGGTGGCAGCGGACTCGCCGCCGCCGGGAGCGTCGTGGTCACGTTCTGTGCGGGCGCGGCTGTCGGCCTGCTGACCGTGGCCCACGTCATCCGGTGGGCCCTGGACCACTACCGCGCCGCGACGCTGACCTTCCTCGTGAGCCTGATGGTCGGCGCGCTCCGGCTCCCGGCCCGGGAGATCACCGACGCCACCACGCAGTTCACGCCGGAGACCGTCGCACTCCTCCTCGTCGCCGGGCTCGTCGGCGCCGTCCTCGTGCTGGGACTGGACCACGTCACGGCCGACCTCGGGCTGTAG
- a CDS encoding beta-glucosidase: MAEDTGHLDALVEGLTRSEKLSLVRGAAAESGTVPEGTSGYLPPVPEHDIGELTLVDGPVGVRGAPATAFPGAVAVGAAFDPDLVRRVGRAMGRETRDRGIDVLLGPGCNLVRVPQCGRTFEYYGEDPVHTARHTAAAVEGIQSAGVAATVKHYVANNQEHERTTVDALVDERALRELYLPAFEAAVDADVASVMAAYNRVNGTYACQHGRLLTEVLKGELGFDGPVMSDWWGVHDGLAAARAGLDLEMPGVDAVDLVAMADSRGERLARLRDHWPDALPLPGPADWAAWVMNRHATPHGMPDPVPSLFADSLPDALARGDLPADRLDEMVRRVLRLHERVGALDGDRPTVEADYDAHRDLAAEAATRGTVLLKNDAPDGDPVLPLADDATVALVGPNVHEAKTGGGGSSEVTPTETVSPLAGLRDRSEGRVLEARGLPPVRSPSMTDVDIDLGRFRRGGTEPTAEGAVATAERADVAVVVVQDGATEGRDRDLSLPGEQDRLVAAVAAAADRTVVVLQTGGPVEMPWLEAVDAVVEAWYPGQEAGRALARVLYGDADPGGRLPVTFGRAAGDYPANARAQYPGVVGARGHLESRYTEGVFVGYRSFDERGVAPLFPFGHGLSYAEFAYDGIDGTVDTPDGQVTVTVENTGDRAGREVVQAYASPRSSPVPRPPRELAGFAAVRLDAGEAREVTLSLDERAFGYYETAAGSWRLDAGTHDLAVGRSSRDARVETTVPVGE; this comes from the coding sequence ATGGCCGAGGACACAGGACATCTCGATGCGCTCGTGGAGGGCCTCACACGGAGCGAGAAACTGTCCCTGGTGCGCGGCGCCGCCGCGGAGAGCGGGACCGTCCCCGAAGGGACCTCGGGCTACCTCCCGCCGGTCCCCGAGCACGACATCGGCGAACTGACACTGGTGGACGGCCCCGTCGGGGTCCGGGGCGCCCCGGCGACGGCGTTCCCGGGGGCCGTCGCGGTCGGTGCCGCCTTCGACCCCGACCTCGTGCGACGGGTCGGCCGTGCGATGGGCCGGGAGACGCGTGACCGAGGCATCGACGTCCTCCTGGGCCCGGGCTGCAACCTCGTCCGAGTCCCGCAGTGCGGGCGCACCTTCGAGTACTACGGCGAGGACCCGGTCCACACGGCCCGGCACACGGCCGCGGCGGTCGAGGGCATCCAGTCGGCGGGGGTCGCCGCGACGGTCAAGCACTACGTCGCCAACAACCAGGAGCACGAGCGGACGACCGTCGACGCGCTGGTCGATGAACGGGCGCTCCGGGAGCTGTACCTGCCCGCGTTCGAGGCCGCCGTCGACGCCGACGTGGCCAGCGTGATGGCCGCCTACAACCGCGTGAACGGGACCTACGCCTGCCAGCACGGGCGCCTGCTGACGGAGGTACTGAAGGGAGAACTCGGCTTCGACGGCCCGGTGATGTCCGACTGGTGGGGCGTCCACGACGGCCTCGCGGCGGCCCGCGCGGGGCTGGACCTCGAGATGCCCGGGGTCGACGCGGTCGACCTCGTGGCCATGGCGGACTCGCGGGGCGAGCGGCTGGCCCGACTGCGCGACCACTGGCCGGACGCCCTCCCGCTCCCGGGGCCGGCGGACTGGGCCGCGTGGGTCATGAACCGCCACGCGACGCCGCACGGGATGCCCGACCCGGTTCCGTCGCTGTTCGCCGACTCGCTGCCGGACGCTCTCGCGCGGGGCGACCTCCCGGCGGACCGGCTGGACGAGATGGTCCGTCGGGTCCTCCGCCTCCACGAGCGCGTCGGGGCGCTCGATGGCGACCGCCCGACCGTCGAGGCCGACTACGACGCCCACCGCGACCTCGCCGCCGAGGCCGCGACACGCGGGACGGTCCTCCTGAAGAACGACGCCCCGGACGGCGACCCCGTGCTCCCCCTGGCCGACGACGCCACGGTCGCGCTGGTCGGGCCGAACGTCCACGAGGCCAAGACCGGCGGCGGCGGGAGTTCCGAGGTGACGCCGACGGAGACGGTGAGCCCGCTGGCGGGACTCCGCGACCGGAGCGAGGGGCGGGTCCTGGAGGCGCGCGGACTGCCACCGGTCCGGAGCCCCTCGATGACCGACGTGGACATCGACCTCGGGCGCTTCCGACGGGGCGGCACGGAGCCGACCGCCGAGGGGGCGGTCGCGACTGCCGAGCGCGCGGACGTGGCCGTCGTCGTGGTACAGGACGGCGCCACCGAGGGCCGTGACCGTGACCTCTCGCTCCCCGGCGAGCAGGACCGTCTCGTCGCCGCCGTCGCGGCCGCGGCCGACCGCACCGTGGTGGTGCTCCAGACGGGTGGCCCCGTCGAGATGCCGTGGCTGGAGGCCGTCGACGCGGTCGTCGAGGCCTGGTACCCCGGGCAGGAGGCCGGCCGGGCGCTCGCGCGGGTCCTGTACGGCGACGCCGACCCTGGCGGTCGGCTCCCGGTTACCTTCGGCCGCGCCGCCGGGGACTACCCCGCGAACGCACGTGCCCAGTACCCCGGTGTCGTCGGCGCGAGGGGCCACCTCGAATCCCGGTACACCGAGGGCGTCTTCGTCGGCTATCGGAGCTTCGACGAGCGCGGGGTCGCACCCCTGTTCCCGTTCGGGCACGGGCTGAGTTACGCCGAGTTCGCGTACGATGGAATCGACGGGACGGTCGACACGCCGGACGGTCAGGTGACGGTGACCGTCGAGAACACGGGCGACCGCGCCGGCCGCGAGGTCGTGCAGGCCTATGCGAGCCCGCGTTCGAGTCCCGTCCCCCGCCCGCCGCGGGAACTCGCCGGGTTCGCGGCCGTCCGTCTCGATGCGGGCGAAGCGCGCGAGGTGACGCTGTCGCTCGACGAGCGGGCGTTCGGTTACTACGAGACGGCGGCCGGGTCGTGGCGGCTCGACGCCGGAACGCACGACCTGGCGGTCGGACGGTCGTCGCGGGACGCCAGGGTCGAGACGACGGTCCCGGTCGGAGAGTAG
- a CDS encoding YcaO-like family protein, producing MSEVRLAGEGPATEAVAAALADTDATVDRTAPSELDGGDLGVVVAPVGAEAFETATGTAREAGTPWLAVELRGVGGHEIQGVDAAVGGFGAGTACFDCLRTRVAAGLGEEAAGRIADGTASVPPTTARFAGALAGRAAADLVAGRETATLGSVVEVPHAERQLLPVPGCACERDAPGPALDRTAVDRSLDESVDRLERAVDRRLGPVAEISEAESFPAPYYLSELAGTSGFSDGTTGGLAAGVAADWNGALGKALGEGLERYTAAVYRTADFERAPAAGVQGAVPPSAFVRPVTDGEDADGGWHAPDPSEPISWVAGEDLATRERAWLPAEFVVFPPPRGAHHRPAITTGLGFGSGVDALLSGLSETIERDAAMLAWYSTYEPMGLSVQPDALARAGEDGPLATFDTLRRRARSEGLETTALLLTQDVDVPVVACAVQRDGGPGGDSGDWPSFAAGMSADLDPAVAARDALAEALQNWMELRGMGRQGAAEQQPTVARAADLPRDVQAFCDPETTVPLGSVGPADPPTGAAGLDALLDALDEVGLDAYAARLTTRDVETLGFEAVRVLVPGAQPLFTGTPYFGERAREVPGTFGCESRLDRAHHPFP from the coding sequence GTGAGCGAGGTCCGACTCGCGGGCGAGGGGCCCGCCACCGAGGCCGTCGCGGCGGCGCTCGCCGACACGGACGCCACGGTCGACCGGACGGCGCCGAGCGAACTCGACGGCGGCGACCTCGGCGTCGTCGTGGCGCCGGTGGGGGCAGAGGCCTTCGAGACGGCGACGGGCACCGCACGCGAGGCCGGGACGCCGTGGCTGGCGGTCGAACTCAGGGGTGTCGGCGGGCACGAGATCCAGGGCGTGGATGCCGCGGTCGGCGGGTTCGGCGCCGGGACGGCCTGCTTCGACTGTCTCCGGACGCGCGTGGCGGCGGGGCTCGGGGAGGAGGCGGCGGGACGAATCGCCGACGGCACCGCGTCGGTGCCCCCGACCACGGCCCGGTTCGCCGGTGCACTCGCGGGCCGGGCGGCCGCGGACCTCGTCGCCGGCCGCGAGACGGCCACGCTGGGCAGCGTCGTCGAGGTCCCTCATGCCGAGCGCCAGTTGCTCCCGGTACCGGGCTGTGCCTGCGAGCGTGACGCGCCCGGTCCGGCCCTCGACCGCACCGCCGTCGACCGCTCGCTCGACGAGTCGGTCGACCGGCTGGAGCGCGCGGTCGACCGCCGGCTCGGGCCCGTGGCCGAGATCAGCGAGGCCGAGTCGTTCCCGGCGCCGTACTACCTGTCGGAACTCGCGGGGACGAGCGGGTTCAGCGACGGGACGACCGGCGGGCTCGCGGCCGGCGTCGCGGCCGACTGGAACGGCGCGCTCGGGAAGGCGCTGGGCGAGGGACTCGAACGCTACACCGCCGCCGTCTACCGCACGGCCGACTTCGAGCGCGCGCCGGCCGCCGGGGTCCAGGGTGCGGTCCCGCCCTCGGCGTTCGTCCGCCCGGTGACCGACGGCGAGGACGCCGACGGCGGGTGGCACGCGCCCGATCCGAGCGAACCCATCTCCTGGGTCGCGGGCGAGGACCTGGCGACCCGCGAGCGCGCCTGGCTCCCGGCCGAGTTCGTCGTCTTCCCGCCGCCGAGGGGTGCCCACCACCGCCCGGCCATCACGACAGGCCTGGGCTTCGGGAGCGGCGTCGACGCGCTGCTCTCGGGGCTCTCCGAGACCATCGAGCGCGACGCGGCGATGCTGGCGTGGTACTCCACCTACGAGCCGATGGGGCTCTCCGTGCAGCCGGACGCGCTGGCACGCGCCGGCGAGGACGGCCCGCTCGCGACCTTCGACACGCTGCGGCGGCGGGCCCGCTCGGAGGGGCTGGAGACGACGGCGCTCCTGCTCACGCAGGACGTCGACGTTCCGGTCGTCGCCTGTGCGGTCCAGCGTGACGGGGGCCCGGGCGGCGATAGTGGCGACTGGCCATCGTTCGCAGCGGGGATGTCGGCCGACCTGGACCCGGCCGTGGCCGCGCGCGACGCGCTAGCCGAGGCGCTGCAGAACTGGATGGAGCTCCGCGGCATGGGCCGGCAGGGCGCCGCCGAGCAGCAACCCACCGTCGCCCGGGCGGCTGACCTCCCGCGCGACGTGCAGGCGTTCTGCGACCCCGAGACGACCGTCCCGCTGGGCTCGGTCGGCCCGGCGGACCCGCCGACGGGTGCCGCGGGGCTGGACGCACTGCTCGATGCACTCGACGAGGTCGGCCTCGACGCGTACGCCGCCCGCCTGACGACGCGTGACGTCGAGACGCTCGGCTTCGAGGCGGTCCGGGTGCTGGTTCCGGGGGCCCAGCCACTGTTCACAGGGACGCCCTACTTCGGCGAGCGGGCCCGCGAGGTGCCCGGGACGTTCGGCTGCGAGTCACGTCTCGACCGGGCACACCACCCGTTCCCCTGA